A single window of Usitatibacter rugosus DNA harbors:
- a CDS encoding AI-2E family transporter, producing the protein MDAVTTDKAPEPRPSTRLMDTLIRAGLLVALAMLCYRIFAPFLTLMVWAVILAITMYPIHQVLAARLRGRQGLSSTLMVLLAFVVLIVPTAVLMSSLGDSVHQLISKVQDHSIEVPRPPDFIAGWPFVGEKIHGTWTRAHDDPKAFVESLQPKIGELAKTVLGFVGGIATGLLQFLGALIVAGIIMAYGQSGGTSSERIFERVVGGGRGAEFTRLCTATIRAVAQGVIGVAFIQAIIVGLCLLVAGVPWAGVLALVVLVLGIAQVPALIVTLPAIGWIWWRGDYGTLEASLYTALIFVSGMADNVLKPLMLGRGVDAPMPVILIGALGGMAAAGILGMFVGAVLLALGYQIFMGWVAANRDGA; encoded by the coding sequence ATGGACGCCGTCACGACCGACAAAGCACCGGAGCCCCGCCCCTCGACACGGCTGATGGACACGCTCATCCGGGCGGGCCTGCTCGTCGCGCTGGCGATGCTCTGCTACCGGATCTTCGCGCCCTTCCTCACGCTGATGGTCTGGGCGGTGATCCTCGCGATCACGATGTATCCGATCCACCAGGTGCTGGCCGCGCGGCTGCGCGGGCGCCAGGGCCTCTCCTCCACGCTGATGGTGCTGCTGGCCTTCGTGGTGCTCATCGTGCCGACGGCCGTGCTCATGAGCTCGCTCGGCGACTCGGTGCACCAGCTCATCTCGAAGGTGCAGGACCACAGCATCGAGGTCCCGAGGCCGCCCGACTTCATCGCGGGCTGGCCTTTTGTCGGCGAGAAGATCCACGGAACGTGGACCCGGGCGCACGACGATCCGAAGGCCTTCGTGGAGAGCCTGCAGCCGAAGATCGGCGAGCTCGCGAAGACGGTGCTCGGATTCGTCGGCGGCATCGCGACCGGATTGCTGCAGTTCCTCGGGGCCCTCATCGTCGCGGGCATCATCATGGCGTACGGCCAGTCGGGTGGAACCAGCAGCGAGCGGATCTTCGAGCGCGTCGTGGGCGGCGGGCGCGGCGCGGAGTTCACGCGCCTGTGCACCGCGACCATCCGCGCCGTGGCGCAGGGGGTGATCGGCGTCGCGTTCATCCAGGCGATCATCGTCGGGCTGTGCCTGCTGGTCGCGGGCGTTCCCTGGGCCGGCGTGCTGGCGCTGGTGGTGCTGGTGCTCGGCATCGCGCAGGTGCCCGCGCTCATCGTCACGCTGCCGGCGATCGGCTGGATCTGGTGGCGGGGCGACTACGGCACGCTCGAAGCGTCGCTCTACACGGCGCTGATCTTCGTCTCGGGAATGGCCGACAACGTGTTGAAGCCGCTGATGCTGGGCCGCGGAGTCGATGCGCCCATGCCGGTGATCCTCATCGGCGCGCTGGGCGGCATGGCCGCCGCGGGAATCCTCGGGATGTTCGTGGGCGCCGTGCTGCTGGCGCTCGGCTACCAGATCTTCATGGGCTGGGTCGCCGCGAACCGCGACGGGGCCTGA
- a CDS encoding DUF4331 family protein codes for MSASSRTTLSRAFASAIALAASAAVMSADHAESPGTDADPAADLADVFIFTSPQSGAKTVAAITFGGRAAPRSRIDGSFYCDPNVLYTLHIDREAPNGTFDNVPDVEIRARLGTNGKGECGLQLENVPGAGGTFSGPTEEVFTSPTGMRAFAGLRNDPFFFDGEGYAALVASFAAPGQNGDVVGAFRLVGNQPRRDSFANRNVSAIVFEMPNVDLAPPSGNFRPRVRVWATTARLVS; via the coding sequence ATGAGTGCGTCGTCCCGCACGACCTTGTCCCGCGCCTTCGCCTCCGCGATCGCGCTCGCGGCGAGCGCAGCCGTCATGTCCGCAGACCATGCGGAATCTCCTGGCACCGATGCGGATCCCGCGGCCGACCTCGCCGACGTCTTCATCTTCACCTCGCCGCAGTCCGGCGCGAAGACGGTTGCCGCCATCACCTTCGGCGGCCGCGCCGCGCCGCGCTCCCGCATCGACGGCAGCTTCTACTGCGACCCGAACGTCCTCTACACCCTGCACATCGACCGCGAGGCGCCCAACGGAACGTTCGACAACGTCCCGGACGTGGAGATTCGCGCTCGCCTGGGCACCAACGGCAAGGGCGAATGCGGCCTGCAGCTGGAAAATGTTCCCGGCGCGGGCGGCACCTTCTCCGGCCCCACGGAAGAGGTGTTCACCTCGCCCACGGGCATGCGGGCGTTCGCCGGCCTTCGCAACGATCCCTTCTTCTTCGATGGGGAAGGCTATGCGGCGCTGGTCGCCTCCTTCGCCGCGCCCGGGCAGAACGGCGACGTCGTGGGCGCCTTCCGCCTCGTCGGCAACCAGCCGCGGCGCGACTCGTTCGCGAACCGCAACGTCTCGGCGATCGTCTTCGAGATGCCGAACGTCGACCTGGCGCCTCCCTCGGGCAATTTCCGCCCGCGTGTGCGCGTGTGGGCCACCACCGCACGGCTCGTGAGCTGA
- a CDS encoding tetratricopeptide repeat protein, translating to MRWPGTGRGLAAALSVLVLSVTAGCDRSAVASTAPAAKPAAAKPSYASELANLDAAIADGVALAAKRPDDTLVPLEVVTLYLERARLTGNYEDYRRAELLLDAQPGARVPTASFCLARARLHFTLHRLKQTAAALDTCPAGTSAPDMAALRADIAMYSGRYRDAEETYRALVNQLGGSQHFTRLALLRKSLGAPGEAAALLEAAESRYYGVSATQKAWYKLQRGLVALERGRYDEALALYRRAEEALPGWWLVEEHIAEVTHFRGDNNAAATLYRSIVERTRAPEFMDALAAIEHAQGQEEKARELSAQARALYERRLSEFPEAAAGHALDHFLVHPVDAPRAITLAESNFRVRPYGESAVGLAKAWILSGQPKRAVPILATQVANGWDTAEARWVLAEAMDRSGQRSDAERERARALSKNPESARMYALPQ from the coding sequence TTGAGATGGCCGGGCACAGGGCGCGGCCTTGCCGCGGCCCTGTCGGTGCTGGTGCTGTCCGTGACCGCGGGCTGCGACCGGTCCGCCGTCGCATCCACGGCGCCCGCGGCGAAGCCCGCCGCGGCAAAGCCGTCCTATGCGAGTGAGCTCGCCAACCTCGACGCGGCGATCGCCGACGGCGTAGCCCTCGCCGCGAAGCGGCCCGACGACACACTGGTGCCCCTGGAGGTCGTCACGCTCTACCTCGAGCGCGCACGCCTCACGGGCAACTACGAGGATTACCGCCGCGCCGAGCTCCTCCTCGACGCGCAGCCCGGCGCCCGCGTGCCCACGGCTTCGTTCTGCCTCGCGCGCGCCCGCCTCCACTTCACGCTGCACCGCCTGAAGCAAACCGCCGCGGCGCTCGACACCTGTCCCGCCGGCACGTCGGCGCCCGACATGGCGGCCCTGCGCGCGGACATCGCGATGTACTCGGGCCGCTACCGCGACGCCGAGGAAACCTACCGCGCGCTCGTGAACCAGCTCGGCGGCTCGCAACACTTCACGCGCCTGGCCCTGCTGCGCAAGTCCCTGGGCGCGCCCGGCGAGGCCGCGGCGTTGCTCGAGGCGGCCGAATCGCGTTACTACGGCGTCTCCGCGACGCAGAAGGCCTGGTACAAGCTGCAGCGCGGGCTGGTCGCGCTCGAGCGTGGCCGCTACGACGAAGCACTCGCGCTCTACCGCCGCGCCGAAGAAGCGCTGCCGGGCTGGTGGCTCGTGGAAGAGCACATCGCGGAGGTGACGCACTTCCGCGGCGACAACAATGCGGCGGCCACGCTCTATCGATCGATCGTCGAGCGCACGCGCGCTCCGGAGTTCATGGACGCGCTCGCCGCGATCGAGCACGCCCAGGGCCAAGAAGAAAAAGCGCGTGAACTGTCCGCCCAGGCACGGGCCCTGTACGAGCGCCGGCTGTCGGAATTTCCGGAGGCTGCCGCGGGCCACGCGCTCGACCACTTCCTCGTGCATCCAGTCGACGCGCCTCGCGCGATCACGCTCGCCGAGTCCAATTTCCGCGTGCGTCCTTACGGCGAATCCGCCGTCGGTCTCGCCAAGGCCTGGATCCTCTCCGGGCAGCCGAAGCGCGCGGTTCCCATCCTCGCCACGCAGGTCGCGAACGGCTGGGATACGGCCGAAGCCCGCTGGGTTCTCGCCGAGGCGATGGACCGGTCCGGCCAGCGCTCCGATGCCGAGCGCGAACGCGCCCGGGCCCTCTCGAAAAACCCCGAAAGCGCGAGGATGTACGCGCTTCCCCAATGA
- a CDS encoding cbb3-type cytochrome c oxidase subunit I, which yields MAVIILLSAFIIAIVALVFFIVAMLRGWFDPDSKGAEVIFAPNEIGRPEDPAASPEARRALEHDAGAEGAHTPDANELAARAAADRSSNTITFVFMCCAIVWLLAASFAGLTASIKLHEPDWLGAYEWLTFGRIRTLHLNALAYGFLPMAGLGLAVWLLPRLLKTTLVGGNFALLGAILWNAGLIAGLGAIGAGFSDGMEWLEMPWQVDILLVVGGAFVAIPLVLTLRQRKVEHLYVSVWYMGAALFWFPILFFVGNIPGVHFGVQQAAMNWWYGHNVLGLFYTPLALATIYYFLPKVMGTPVKSYALSILGFWTLAFFYGQVGAHHLIGSPVPSWLITLSIVQSMMMVIPVFAFAVNQFYTMRGKNRMLIHSPTLRFLAFGGLMYVASSVQGSFEALRAVNTIAHFTHYTVGHAHLGLYGFVAMAFFGGMYFVMPRVMQREWPYPKLILVHFWLSVLGIGIYFVSLTFGGWFQGLAMLDAARPFMDSVTLTLPYLKARSIGGGMMTLAHVIFAAHFLAMVLRLGPTRDTPALFYGPKGERA from the coding sequence ATGGCGGTCATCATCCTGCTGTCGGCATTCATCATCGCGATCGTCGCGCTGGTGTTCTTCATCGTCGCGATGCTCCGCGGCTGGTTCGACCCCGATTCGAAGGGCGCCGAGGTGATCTTCGCGCCCAACGAGATCGGCAGGCCCGAGGATCCGGCCGCGAGCCCCGAGGCCCGCCGAGCGCTGGAGCACGACGCCGGGGCCGAGGGCGCCCACACGCCGGACGCGAACGAGCTCGCTGCCCGGGCAGCGGCCGACCGCTCGTCCAACACCATCACCTTCGTCTTCATGTGCTGCGCGATCGTGTGGCTGCTCGCCGCGTCGTTCGCCGGCCTCACGGCATCCATCAAGCTGCACGAGCCCGACTGGCTCGGCGCCTACGAGTGGCTCACGTTCGGGCGCATCCGCACGCTGCACCTGAACGCGCTGGCCTACGGCTTCCTGCCGATGGCGGGCCTCGGGCTCGCGGTGTGGCTGCTGCCGCGCCTGCTGAAGACCACGCTCGTGGGCGGCAACTTCGCGCTGCTGGGCGCCATCCTCTGGAACGCGGGCCTCATCGCGGGGCTGGGCGCCATCGGCGCGGGCTTCTCCGACGGCATGGAATGGCTGGAGATGCCCTGGCAGGTGGACATCCTGCTCGTCGTGGGCGGAGCGTTCGTGGCCATCCCGCTGGTCCTCACGCTGCGGCAACGCAAGGTGGAGCACCTCTATGTGTCCGTCTGGTACATGGGTGCCGCGCTCTTCTGGTTCCCGATCCTCTTCTTCGTCGGCAACATTCCCGGCGTGCACTTCGGCGTGCAGCAGGCGGCGATGAACTGGTGGTACGGCCACAACGTGCTGGGCCTGTTCTACACACCGCTGGCGCTCGCCACCATCTACTACTTCCTGCCGAAGGTGATGGGCACGCCGGTAAAGTCGTATGCGCTGTCGATCCTCGGCTTCTGGACGCTCGCGTTCTTCTACGGCCAGGTCGGGGCGCACCACTTGATCGGCTCGCCGGTGCCGAGCTGGCTCATCACGCTCTCCATCGTGCAGAGCATGATGATGGTGATCCCGGTGTTCGCCTTCGCGGTGAACCAGTTCTACACGATGCGCGGCAAGAACCGCATGCTGATCCACTCGCCGACGCTACGCTTCCTCGCGTTCGGCGGCCTCATGTACGTGGCGAGCTCGGTGCAGGGTTCGTTCGAGGCGCTGCGCGCCGTGAACACCATTGCGCATTTCACCCACTACACCGTCGGCCACGCGCACCTGGGCCTCTACGGGTTCGTGGCGATGGCGTTCTTCGGGGGCATGTACTTCGTGATGCCGCGGGTGATGCAGCGCGAATGGCCTTACCCGAAGCTGATCCTCGTGCACTTCTGGCTCTCGGTCCTGGGCATCGGCATCTACTTCGTCTCGCTCACCTTCGGCGGCTGGTTCCAGGGCCTTGCGATGCTCGATGCCGCGCGGCCCTTCATGGATTCGGTCACGCTCACGCTTCCCTACCTCAAGGCGCGCAGCATCGGCGGCGGCATGATGACGCTCGCCCACGTCATCTTCGCGGCGCACTTCCTCGCGATGGTGCTGCGGCTGGGGCCGACGCGCGACACGCCCGCGCTCTTCTACGGACCGAAGGGAGAGCGCGCATGA